A window of Nicotiana tabacum cultivar K326 chromosome 24, ASM71507v2, whole genome shotgun sequence contains these coding sequences:
- the LOC107772038 gene encoding thioredoxin-like 1-1, chloroplastic, with the protein MAKFFIPSPLNSGDVYYHHLINQHRIWAFPKKSNCINSNSFGISLSASNNIFGRNISLRGPLSMPKFNIRNPRSAAVSAQMSIGIRKAPKWWEKGLQPNMKEVTGAQDLVDSLVNAGDKLVIVDFFSPGCGGCKALHPKICQLAEMNPDVQFLHVNYEEHKSMCYSLNVHVLPFFRFYRGAQGRLCSFSCTNATIKKFKDALAKYGADCCSLGPAKGLEEKELLALAANKDLSFAYTPKQEERVLVALQEDMTNKTSRTPSSHPNAFPPLPLPLPLASTSHKVKQGSKSEVC; encoded by the exons ATGGCAAAATTTTTCATCCCATCACCTTTGAATTCTGGTGATGTTTATTATCATCACCTTATTAATCAACATAGGATTTGGGCTTTTCCCAAGAAATCGAATTGTATAAATTCCAATTCATTTGGGATTTCATTATCAGCaagtaataatatttttggtCGTAATATTTCCCTAAGAGGACCCTTAAGCATGCCCAAATTCAATATAAGAAATCCCAGATCAGCAGCTGTCAGTGCCCAg ATGAGCATTGGAATCAGGAAAGCTCCAAAATGGTGGGAGAAAGGTCTTCAGCCTAACATGAAAGAAGTGACTGGTGCCCAAGACCTTGTTGACTCCCTCGTAAATGCCGGCGACAAACTTGTGATTGTTGATTTCTTTTCCCCTGGCTGTGGAGGCTGCAAAGCCCTTCATCCAAAG ATATGTCAGTTAGCAGAGATGAATCCGGATGTGCAGTTTTTGCATGTGAACTATGAGGAACACAAGTCGATGTGTTACTCTCTGAATGTACATGTTCTCCCATTTTTCCGTTTCTATAGAGGGGCTCAAGGTCGTCTCTGTAGCTTTAGCTGTACCAATGCCACG ATCAAGAAATTCAAAGATGCATTGGCAAAGTATGGTGCAGATTGTTGCAGCCTTGGACCAGCTAAAGGGCTCGAGGAGAAAGAGCTACTTGCACTAGCAGCTAACAAGGATCTCTCTTTTGCTTACACACCAAAACAAGAAGAACGAGTACTTGTTGCCTTACAAGAAGATATGACGAACAAAACAAGCAGAACACCTTCATCTCATCCAAATGCATTTCCCCCTTTACCACTTCCTCTTCCCCTTGCATCAACTTCACATAAGGTGAAACAGGGCTCAAAGAGTGAAGTTTGCTAA